The following are encoded together in the Pedobacter steynii genome:
- a CDS encoding zinc-dependent metalloprotease, giving the protein MILNKTSFFSTEKKHQIKLADTSRNSFLVVLVCLFAFHVNAQSPKKLPKKVTKKVVVDSLKKKDTADSTKGKDLKNYAELLKKAKTLNGLFKVHQVETDYYFEIPLKLMGKDFLIVNKISSVPLSLNEFGVNKGINYDNKVIRFSQNKLAKTIWVKSIVPQVESPAGDAITRSVNDNFVASVIESFKIEAYSPDSSAVVIKMNRVFDGTDKSFNDVFTDIGLGTAPKTTLSAIERIKSFPENIVVRALLTTRVTEGRSSTPISMAVTTNLLLLPEKPMKPRFADERVGFFTTPRWYFSDAQHKLETRELLTRWRMEPKPADRARYLKGELVEPVKPIIFYIDPSTPPQWRKQIIAGVTDWQKAFEQAGFKNAIQAREVTDTADYDGDDIRYSEITYAASPKSNAMGPAVVDPRSGEILESDVIWWHNVMTSLNFWMRVQTGVIDPEARKNKLSDERMAHAIRFVSSHEIGHTLGLKHNMSSSFSFPVDSLRSPSFTNRMGGTASSIMDYARFNYVAQPEDKVTNITPQIGLYDKYAIAWGYRWLDVEDPHQELPVLRQWIKEHADDPLYHYGEQQDSKNVIDPRAQSEDLGDDAVKASEYGLANLKRLVPQISSWASNEGEDYIQAGKLFMATIYQWQTYAEHVMANIGGIYLENPVAGDHKNAYTPVPKAMQLKALGFLKEQALVAPEWLFDQELLKKTFPIKESPMGPYEYAPYNLKREFQYGLLYSLVSQERLLRMMEMEVMLGKDKVFTAAELLKELRGTVFAKTLNGKNLSVEDRMLEQNYVDVLLVSTDKMLEKITKTSLQENKLKLKNELQICDFGDTDKSATGEAISARNIQVSSMSRTSDVAAAKRGELLQIVTLLEKNKGRGDDATKGHYMDLILRIRQSLKMN; this is encoded by the coding sequence ATGATTTTGAATAAGACTTCATTTTTTTCAACCGAAAAAAAACACCAGATTAAACTAGCCGATACTTCAAGGAATTCCTTTTTAGTAGTTTTAGTATGCCTTTTTGCGTTCCATGTTAACGCACAGAGCCCGAAGAAATTGCCTAAGAAAGTCACTAAAAAAGTAGTGGTCGATAGCCTGAAAAAAAAGGATACCGCTGATAGCACAAAAGGCAAAGACCTGAAAAATTATGCAGAACTTTTAAAGAAAGCAAAAACACTTAATGGTTTATTTAAGGTTCACCAGGTAGAAACAGATTATTACTTTGAAATCCCCCTGAAATTGATGGGAAAGGATTTTCTGATCGTCAACAAAATCTCTTCTGTTCCACTTTCACTGAACGAATTCGGGGTAAATAAAGGAATCAATTACGACAATAAAGTGATTCGTTTCTCTCAGAATAAACTGGCGAAAACCATATGGGTAAAATCAATTGTTCCCCAGGTAGAATCACCGGCAGGAGATGCGATTACGCGTTCTGTGAACGATAATTTTGTGGCTTCTGTGATTGAATCTTTTAAAATTGAAGCCTACTCACCGGACTCTTCGGCAGTAGTGATCAAAATGAACAGGGTTTTTGATGGTACAGACAAAAGTTTTAACGATGTATTTACCGATATTGGATTAGGTACTGCGCCTAAAACCACTTTATCCGCAATAGAGCGAATCAAGAGCTTTCCCGAAAATATTGTGGTGCGTGCATTACTGACCACCAGGGTAACCGAAGGCAGATCCAGTACACCGATCAGTATGGCGGTAACGACAAACCTGCTTTTATTACCGGAAAAACCAATGAAACCACGTTTCGCAGATGAAAGGGTTGGATTTTTCACCACTCCAAGATGGTATTTCTCTGATGCGCAGCACAAGCTGGAAACCAGGGAATTGCTAACCAGATGGAGAATGGAGCCTAAGCCGGCAGACCGTGCCCGTTACCTGAAAGGGGAATTGGTGGAACCGGTAAAACCAATCATCTTTTATATCGATCCATCTACTCCTCCGCAATGGAGAAAACAAATTATTGCAGGGGTAACCGACTGGCAGAAAGCTTTTGAACAGGCAGGTTTTAAAAATGCCATTCAGGCAAGAGAAGTTACCGATACGGCTGATTACGATGGGGACGACATCCGTTATTCGGAGATCACCTATGCGGCTTCACCGAAATCGAATGCGATGGGCCCTGCGGTGGTAGATCCACGCTCCGGAGAAATCCTGGAATCAGATGTGATCTGGTGGCACAATGTGATGACTTCCCTGAATTTCTGGATGAGGGTGCAAACCGGGGTAATTGATCCGGAAGCCAGAAAAAATAAGCTTTCTGATGAACGCATGGCGCATGCCATCCGTTTCGTTTCTTCTCATGAAATTGGCCATACTTTGGGCTTAAAGCACAACATGAGTTCCTCTTTCTCTTTCCCGGTAGACTCTTTGCGCTCGCCTTCTTTTACCAATCGTATGGGTGGAACGGCCTCTTCCATTATGGATTATGCACGTTTTAATTATGTGGCACAACCGGAAGATAAGGTCACCAATATTACCCCTCAGATCGGTCTTTATGATAAATATGCAATTGCATGGGGTTACCGCTGGTTAGATGTGGAAGATCCGCATCAGGAGCTTCCTGTACTCAGACAATGGATCAAAGAACATGCTGATGATCCTTTATACCATTATGGCGAACAGCAGGATTCTAAAAACGTGATCGATCCAAGAGCACAATCAGAAGACTTAGGGGATGATGCCGTTAAAGCAAGCGAGTATGGATTGGCAAATCTGAAACGCCTGGTTCCTCAGATTTCAAGCTGGGCTTCCAATGAAGGTGAAGATTATATTCAGGCCGGAAAGTTGTTCATGGCTACCATTTATCAATGGCAAACCTATGCAGAACATGTGATGGCAAATATAGGGGGGATATACCTGGAAAACCCGGTGGCTGGCGACCATAAGAATGCGTACACACCGGTTCCTAAAGCCATGCAGCTGAAAGCCCTCGGCTTTTTAAAAGAGCAGGCATTGGTGGCACCGGAATGGTTGTTTGATCAGGAATTGCTGAAAAAAACCTTCCCGATTAAAGAATCTCCGATGGGACCTTATGAATATGCACCTTATAACCTGAAACGCGAGTTTCAATACGGACTATTGTACAGCCTGGTTAGTCAGGAGCGCCTGCTGAGAATGATGGAGATGGAAGTGATGCTGGGTAAAGACAAGGTGTTTACCGCTGCAGAATTACTGAAAGAACTGAGAGGAACTGTTTTTGCGAAAACCTTAAACGGTAAAAACCTTTCCGTAGAAGACCGCATGCTGGAGCAGAACTATGTAGATGTACTGTTGGTGAGCACGGATAAGATGCTGGAAAAAATCACCAAAACATCCTTACAGGAAAACAAGCTTAAGCTTAAAAACGAACTGCAGATCTGTGACTTTGGTGATACGGATAAATCGGCAACAGGAGAGGCGATCTCTGCAAGAAACATACAGGTGAGCTCCATGAGCAGAACTTCTGATGTGGCAGCAGCAAAACGTGGAGAACTGTTACAGATTGTAACCCTGCTGGAAAAAAATAAAGGAAGAGGAGATGACGCCACAAAGGGGCATTATATGGACCTGATCTTAAGGATTCGTCAGAGCCTTAAAATGAATTAA
- a CDS encoding RagB/SusD family nutrient uptake outer membrane protein: protein MKKIIKLSAALLLVLTASSCKKYLDIEPVGKVIPTTAEDFRALLNSGYTGFAEHKSMLALRTDELLLNENEEGTAAYRDSYKWNDANPDPVSTAFPYIAFYKSIFYANSVIADVENRAGKTPETAQLKGEAYLLRAYNHFELLNLYAKSYDKSTASTDRGVPLAVTVNLEQNYKPASVEAVYNQIFSDLAEGQKLLNVDNFDAGKNYRFTRRAALAFAARIYEFRGEWANALKASQDALALGNQLEDLNAGENPLLPNQYTSKENIMSMEDAFNSDLTKISFIAPHLIGIYNQENDKRFALYFGRSGSRYIGKKGASSEYKISFRNGELYLIQAEAALQTGNLSVALQSLMALKAKRLTPAYFATEQTRISGLDKAGLLQEILNERERELALEGHRWYDLKRYGQPELKHTVNGVTYTLQKNDPRYVIRFPQEAITANPNLQ, encoded by the coding sequence ATGAAGAAGATCATAAAATTAAGTGCAGCCCTGTTATTGGTTCTGACAGCCAGCAGCTGCAAAAAATATCTGGATATAGAACCGGTAGGAAAAGTAATTCCTACCACTGCAGAAGACTTCAGGGCACTGCTAAATTCAGGTTATACCGGCTTTGCAGAACATAAATCCATGCTGGCCTTACGCACGGATGAATTGTTGCTGAATGAGAATGAAGAAGGAACCGCGGCTTACCGCGATAGCTATAAATGGAATGATGCCAATCCGGATCCGGTTTCTACAGCCTTTCCATACATCGCATTTTATAAGTCCATCTTTTATGCAAACTCTGTCATTGCTGATGTAGAAAACAGAGCGGGGAAAACTCCGGAAACGGCACAACTGAAAGGGGAGGCGTATTTGTTGCGTGCCTACAATCATTTTGAACTGTTGAACCTGTATGCTAAATCCTACGATAAAAGTACGGCTTCAACAGACCGTGGCGTTCCATTGGCCGTGACGGTAAACCTGGAGCAAAATTATAAACCGGCATCGGTAGAAGCAGTATACAATCAGATCTTTTCCGACCTGGCAGAAGGACAGAAATTACTGAATGTAGATAATTTTGATGCGGGTAAAAATTACCGTTTCACCAGACGTGCAGCTTTAGCTTTCGCGGCCAGGATTTATGAATTCAGGGGAGAATGGGCAAACGCATTGAAAGCGAGTCAGGATGCACTGGCACTGGGCAACCAGCTGGAAGACCTGAACGCAGGCGAAAATCCTTTGTTACCTAATCAATATACTTCCAAAGAAAACATCATGTCGATGGAAGATGCTTTTAACAGTGACCTGACCAAGATCAGCTTTATCGCACCACACCTGATCGGCATCTATAACCAGGAAAACGACAAACGGTTTGCCTTATATTTCGGTCGGTCCGGAAGCAGGTATATCGGAAAGAAAGGTGCTTCCAGTGAATATAAGATTTCGTTCCGTAACGGAGAGCTCTACCTGATTCAGGCTGAAGCAGCTTTACAGACCGGTAACCTGTCTGTGGCATTACAGAGCCTGATGGCCTTAAAGGCAAAACGTCTGACTCCTGCTTATTTTGCTACCGAACAAACCCGGATATCCGGACTGGACAAGGCAGGCCTTTTACAGGAAATCCTGAATGAAAGAGAAAGAGAACTGGCATTGGAAGGCCATCGCTGGTATGACCTGAAACGTTATGGTCAGCCGGAATTAAAACATACCGTAAACGGGGTGACGTATACCCTGCAGAAAAATGATCCGAGGTATGTGATTCGTTTTCCTCAGGAAGCAATCACCGCCAATCCAAATCTCCAATAG
- a CDS encoding Gfo/Idh/MocA family protein, whose translation MKPNRRKFLQTLAIGSGAVAIGLPAFSNDKVSEEEENLSRYTSAAPKFNMCGYAAPKIDKVRIGIIGLGMRGPGAVGRMSFIEGVEIKALCDKIPERAASAQKYLTQKGLPKATEYSGENGWKEMIDKEELDLVYICTPWHLHTPMAVYAMEHGKHAATEVPAALTIEDCWKLVETSEKTRKHCMMLENCCYDFFEMLTLNMARQGMFGELIHAEGAYIHDLLGLNFNKKGYENMWRLKENIDFNGNLYPTHGLGPIAQCMNINRGDKMDYLVSVSTNDFMMGDTAKEKAKTDPFYNEFVGRNYRGNMNTTTIRTSKGKTLMLQHDVTSPRPYSRIHLLSGTKGFASKWPDPERITFGEEWLKEDEMKKLYETYTPQLIKHVGDIAKKVGGHGGMDFMMDWRLIDCLRNGLPLDQDVYDAAAWSCIVPLSKKSVSKRSSSVDIPDFTRGGWTANKPVNLTLDGGGNTTVRSMK comes from the coding sequence ATGAAACCTAACCGTAGAAAATTTTTACAAACCCTGGCCATTGGTTCGGGAGCCGTGGCCATCGGACTCCCTGCTTTCTCAAATGATAAGGTATCAGAGGAAGAAGAAAACCTTAGCCGTTATACCAGTGCTGCACCAAAATTCAATATGTGTGGCTATGCTGCTCCTAAAATTGATAAAGTCCGGATTGGCATTATTGGCCTCGGCATGAGAGGCCCTGGTGCGGTAGGAAGGATGTCATTTATTGAAGGGGTAGAAATTAAAGCCCTTTGTGATAAAATTCCGGAAAGAGCGGCATCTGCACAAAAATACCTGACCCAGAAGGGATTGCCTAAAGCAACAGAGTATTCCGGCGAAAATGGCTGGAAAGAAATGATCGACAAAGAAGAGCTGGACCTGGTTTATATCTGCACCCCATGGCATTTGCATACACCAATGGCAGTTTATGCTATGGAGCATGGAAAACATGCGGCTACAGAGGTTCCTGCAGCCCTCACGATCGAAGATTGCTGGAAACTGGTAGAAACCTCTGAAAAAACACGTAAGCATTGTATGATGCTGGAAAACTGTTGTTATGACTTCTTTGAAATGCTGACCCTGAACATGGCCCGTCAGGGAATGTTCGGAGAGCTGATCCATGCAGAGGGTGCTTATATCCATGACCTGTTAGGCCTGAACTTCAATAAGAAGGGTTATGAGAACATGTGGAGACTGAAAGAAAACATTGATTTCAATGGAAACTTATATCCGACACATGGTTTAGGGCCTATTGCACAATGTATGAACATCAATAGAGGGGATAAAATGGATTATCTGGTTTCCGTATCGACCAACGACTTTATGATGGGCGATACCGCAAAAGAGAAAGCTAAAACGGATCCTTTTTACAATGAGTTTGTAGGCAGGAACTACAGAGGAAATATGAATACCACAACCATCAGGACGAGCAAAGGAAAAACCTTAATGCTGCAGCATGATGTGACCTCCCCAAGACCTTATTCCAGAATTCATTTGCTAAGTGGTACAAAAGGATTTGCCAGTAAATGGCCTGATCCTGAACGCATCACCTTTGGCGAAGAATGGTTGAAAGAGGACGAAATGAAAAAATTATACGAGACCTATACTCCTCAGCTGATCAAACATGTGGGAGATATCGCTAAAAAAGTAGGTGGACATGGCGGAATGGACTTTATGATGGACTGGCGACTGATCGACTGTCTGCGTAACGGACTTCCTTTAGATCAGGATGTTTACGATGCTGCAGCATGGAGCTGTATTGTGCCGCTAAGCAAGAAATCGGTATCTAAAAGATCATCCAGTGTAGACATCCCTGATTTTACCAGAGGTGGATGGACCGCCAATAAACCAGTTAATTTAACACTGGATGGTGGTGGAAATACCACAGTCAGAAGTATGAAATAG
- a CDS encoding histidine kinase: MKPALQNPRYLLVIGLTVFLCIAGITFFTGRLVEQRMTRIAEFTGSVVYKQKLSIFRYEFNNILNTSLNAINLFPEAADKSNINDQLSQTLGKALLADKKVNRAWYAVIKGRDTSCSYLVRTAHSFKETALPEYLKSWVKQQLSAQNSTMVRSGLITERDTLRWMTASNTVQSDKGKLMLGLDLNLEELQRFFYYVDPTGSAYAFIVDENGICINNPNEKLIGEKLYDLKPGMLITEVMKEGKIKHEKVISDYLKIPVTRYYIPNAIEGLKWTVVIDIPDFVLEEDVTAIRSYSIYLGLIAVTVILVLIWLYQRRWQKEFLLRREVEINRQELSMEKQALNLIAERQQKENALLQLGKLKEKVNPHFLFNSLSSLNALIAQDPDLAKSFVVKLSRVYRYVLESYPNGLATVAEELRFMNEYFFLLKIRFGEALEPLDLELSEAHLQGKIPFMSLQTLVENAVKHNILSKSKPLKIRIESRGEGIVVSNNLQLRTDVRDSGKQGLNYLQSTYAYFGNQQLKYGIEGEFYRCELPVLYLTE, from the coding sequence ATGAAGCCTGCGTTACAAAACCCCCGGTACCTGCTGGTCATCGGTCTGACTGTCTTTTTGTGTATTGCCGGAATCACTTTCTTTACCGGCCGTCTTGTGGAACAACGTATGACCAGAATCGCTGAGTTTACGGGCAGTGTGGTCTACAAGCAAAAACTCAGCATCTTCAGGTATGAATTTAATAACATCCTCAATACCAGCCTGAATGCCATCAACCTGTTTCCCGAGGCAGCAGATAAAAGCAATATAAATGATCAGCTGAGCCAAACGCTGGGGAAAGCATTGCTTGCGGATAAAAAGGTCAACAGGGCATGGTATGCGGTGATAAAAGGCCGCGATACTTCATGCTCTTACCTGGTTCGTACCGCTCACTCTTTTAAAGAAACCGCCTTACCTGAGTACCTGAAAAGCTGGGTGAAACAACAACTGTCTGCTCAGAACAGCACGATGGTCAGATCCGGACTGATCACTGAAAGGGATACCCTGAGGTGGATGACGGCTTCAAACACAGTGCAATCCGACAAAGGGAAACTGATGCTGGGCCTGGACCTCAACCTGGAGGAACTGCAACGGTTTTTTTATTATGTAGACCCTACAGGAAGCGCTTATGCTTTTATCGTGGATGAAAACGGGATCTGTATCAATAATCCGAATGAAAAGCTGATCGGCGAAAAGCTGTACGACCTGAAGCCTGGAATGCTCATCACCGAAGTGATGAAGGAGGGCAAAATCAAACATGAAAAAGTCATTTCTGATTACCTGAAAATCCCGGTTACCCGTTATTATATTCCCAATGCAATTGAAGGGCTGAAATGGACTGTCGTGATTGATATTCCGGACTTTGTGCTGGAGGAGGATGTGACGGCAATCCGGAGCTATTCTATTTACCTGGGATTGATCGCCGTAACTGTCATTTTGGTGTTAATATGGTTGTACCAGCGCAGGTGGCAGAAGGAATTCCTGCTCAGAAGAGAGGTGGAGATCAATCGTCAGGAACTCTCTATGGAAAAACAGGCACTGAACCTGATTGCTGAACGTCAGCAAAAAGAAAATGCACTGTTACAACTTGGAAAACTGAAAGAAAAAGTGAATCCTCATTTTCTTTTCAATTCCTTAAGCTCTTTAAATGCTTTAATTGCACAGGACCCGGACCTGGCAAAATCTTTTGTCGTAAAGTTATCCAGGGTGTACCGGTACGTCCTGGAATCTTATCCTAACGGATTGGCTACTGTTGCCGAAGAACTGCGTTTCATGAACGAATACTTTTTCCTGTTGAAAATTCGTTTTGGAGAAGCCCTGGAGCCGCTGGACCTGGAGTTATCGGAAGCCCATCTGCAGGGGAAAATTCCATTTATGAGCTTACAGACCCTGGTGGAAAATGCGGTAAAGCACAATATTTTATCCAAATCCAAACCCCTTAAAATCAGGATCGAAAGCAGGGGAGAGGGAATTGTGGTGAGCAATAACCTGCAGCTGCGTACAGATGTCAGGGATTCGGGAAAGCAAGGTCTGAACTACCTTCAAAGTACCTACGCTTATTTTGGAAACCAGCAGCTAAAGTATGGTATCGAAGGGGAGTTTTACCGCTGTGAACTCCCGGTACTTTATTTAACTGAATAG
- a CDS encoding SusC/RagA family TonB-linked outer membrane protein: MNKQLLLILFLLGISFAGFSQKQTTITGLVLDEKDGLPIPGASVFVDNAVIGEQTGVPGVIQNSVIGTVTDSNGKFSLKVPEGTTALKVSYLGYNAALINIINKTNITVSLKNSDNTLGEVVVNGYTDIAKRKNTTATTKLDYGKIRQTGVSGIDEMLAGQVAGVAVGNITGGPGAAPKIRIRGTVSLNGGQDPLWVLDGLPLEGTDLPNNIADKDNIDQLRNLPIAGLNPDDIADITILKDAAATAIYGARAANGVIVITTKKGKKGPMAINFSANTFISQRPDLNKLNLMNANEKVDFELGLASRADLNYRDNQGGVSRILSKSGELNQFRTGGFSSLSPATKDAINNLRQAGTDWGKELYQTAINQQYTLGLSGGNEQATYYVSGGYYNEKGTTKQTGLERYNLTMKTDFNISQKLKAGVSFLGSKSKRNNYLTDADSFTNLSTYSRNVNPYLQARDASGAYTYDPDIFGNVNGDVYLPFNMLEERANTHYTLDNKSVKAVFDLGYQINKDLNLRTEFGVQFEDTGVEKFAGQNSYYLRKLRESSKFYNSAIKKNDYFLPVGGTIQNQNTDFFQYNWKSILEYKKVFNEKHEIEALAGSELRRNNNNVIITKGFGYNERTLTNQNIVFPNANFAKESTWRAYQKTRNENAFASFYGTLSYTYDRKYTLYGSIRYDGSDLFGVDPKYRYLPIYSVSGAWNANEEKFIKDISWISNLRVRTSYGLQGNIDKNTSPFVVGDYSNGSILPGTNQPTISVSNPPNDKLRWEKTSTFNAGLDLGILNNAIQITFDYYNRSSKDLIGTQSLQLENGFNFTRSNASQVKNKGLELTISTRNISTSNFQWWTDFNIAHNKTRVVKDKIRDNQLTPSKEGYPLNALFVIKTSGLDANGIPQFQRDGKTVSLEEFYKLYDPYADFFPGEIVNSGLDAKSTQGLYSYAGDMDPQFTGGLTNRFRYANFDLSVTAIFNINQWVKARPVYNPAQVDRGRNYSRDILNAWSPLNPGSNLPGIYGNDSFAGARWMAYKWQNGNDPGNTYNDLDIFAKKMSYVRINSIRLGYTLPSAVSGKIKANSLRISVEGRNPFVFGSSHKGFFDPETYGNIYSQPITRSISIGLNATF; this comes from the coding sequence ATGAATAAACAATTACTTTTAATACTGTTCCTGCTGGGCATCAGCTTTGCAGGTTTCAGTCAGAAACAAACGACCATCACCGGACTGGTGCTGGACGAAAAGGATGGCTTGCCCATACCGGGAGCTTCTGTATTTGTAGACAATGCCGTAATCGGTGAGCAGACCGGCGTTCCCGGAGTGATTCAGAATTCGGTAATCGGGACGGTAACGGATAGCAATGGTAAGTTTAGCTTAAAAGTACCGGAAGGAACTACAGCGCTAAAAGTAAGCTACCTGGGATACAATGCAGCCCTGATCAATATCATCAATAAAACCAATATCACCGTTTCCCTGAAAAACAGCGACAATACACTGGGTGAAGTGGTGGTGAACGGATATACTGACATTGCCAAACGTAAAAATACGACGGCAACTACCAAACTGGATTATGGTAAAATCCGTCAGACCGGTGTATCTGGTATAGACGAGATGCTGGCAGGCCAGGTTGCGGGGGTTGCGGTTGGCAACATCACCGGCGGACCAGGTGCTGCACCAAAAATCAGAATCCGTGGTACCGTTTCCTTAAACGGAGGCCAGGACCCTTTATGGGTATTAGACGGACTTCCTTTGGAAGGAACGGACCTGCCGAACAATATTGCGGATAAAGACAATATCGATCAGCTGCGCAACTTGCCGATTGCTGGATTAAATCCGGACGATATCGCCGACATTACCATTTTGAAGGATGCGGCTGCAACGGCAATCTATGGTGCAAGAGCGGCAAACGGAGTAATCGTGATCACCACCAAAAAAGGTAAAAAAGGACCGATGGCAATTAACTTCAGTGCAAATACCTTTATCTCACAACGCCCGGATCTGAATAAACTAAACCTGATGAATGCCAATGAAAAGGTAGATTTTGAATTGGGACTGGCTTCCAGAGCAGACCTGAATTACAGAGATAACCAGGGTGGCGTTTCCAGAATCCTGAGCAAAAGTGGTGAGTTGAACCAGTTTAGAACAGGTGGTTTCTCCAGCCTGAGCCCGGCTACAAAGGATGCCATCAATAACCTCCGTCAAGCAGGTACAGATTGGGGCAAGGAATTGTACCAGACGGCCATCAACCAGCAATATACCCTGGGTTTATCCGGAGGAAATGAGCAGGCTACCTATTACGTTTCCGGTGGTTATTACAATGAAAAAGGAACGACGAAACAAACCGGACTGGAACGGTATAACCTGACGATGAAAACGGACTTTAACATCTCTCAGAAATTAAAAGCAGGGGTGTCCTTTTTGGGTTCAAAATCTAAGCGTAATAATTACCTGACAGATGCAGATTCATTTACCAACCTGAGTACTTACAGCAGGAATGTAAACCCATACCTGCAGGCAAGAGACGCTTCCGGTGCCTATACGTATGATCCGGATATTTTCGGTAACGTTAATGGAGATGTTTACCTTCCTTTTAACATGCTGGAAGAGCGTGCCAATACGCATTACACCCTGGACAATAAGAGTGTGAAAGCAGTATTCGACCTGGGCTACCAAATCAATAAAGACCTGAACCTGCGCACCGAATTCGGAGTTCAGTTTGAAGACACAGGAGTAGAGAAGTTTGCCGGACAAAATTCATATTACCTGCGTAAGCTAAGAGAATCGTCTAAATTCTATAATTCAGCGATTAAGAAAAATGATTATTTCCTGCCTGTAGGAGGAACCATTCAGAACCAGAATACAGATTTCTTCCAATACAACTGGAAATCTATCCTGGAATATAAAAAGGTCTTCAATGAAAAACATGAGATTGAAGCATTGGCAGGATCTGAGCTGAGAAGAAATAACAACAACGTGATCATTACCAAAGGATTTGGTTACAATGAACGTACGCTGACCAATCAGAACATCGTTTTCCCGAATGCAAACTTTGCAAAGGAATCGACCTGGCGCGCGTATCAGAAGACCAGAAATGAGAATGCATTTGCTTCCTTTTACGGTACTTTATCTTATACCTACGATAGAAAATATACCTTGTACGGAAGTATCCGTTATGATGGTTCAGACCTTTTCGGGGTAGATCCGAAATACAGATACCTGCCTATTTACTCGGTTTCAGGTGCCTGGAATGCCAATGAAGAGAAATTCATTAAAGACATCAGCTGGATTTCTAACCTTCGGGTAAGAACTTCTTACGGACTTCAGGGGAATATCGATAAAAATACTTCGCCATTCGTGGTTGGGGATTATTCCAACGGATCGATTCTTCCGGGAACAAATCAGCCGACCATCTCGGTGTCAAACCCGCCAAATGATAAATTGAGATGGGAGAAAACTTCGACCTTCAATGCGGGTCTGGATCTGGGTATCTTAAATAATGCAATACAAATTACTTTTGATTATTATAACCGCTCTAGTAAAGACCTGATCGGAACCCAATCTTTACAGCTGGAAAACGGATTTAACTTTACCCGTTCCAATGCTTCACAAGTGAAAAATAAAGGTCTGGAACTGACCATCTCTACCAGAAACATCAGTACCAGCAATTTCCAATGGTGGACAGATTTTAACATCGCGCACAATAAAACCAGGGTAGTTAAAGATAAAATCCGTGATAACCAGCTGACTCCTTCAAAAGAAGGATATCCGCTGAATGCTTTATTTGTGATCAAAACAAGCGGACTGGATGCAAATGGTATCCCTCAGTTCCAGAGAGATGGTAAAACAGTTTCCCTGGAAGAGTTCTATAAATTATATGACCCTTACGCAGACTTCTTCCCTGGTGAAATCGTCAACAGTGGACTGGATGCAAAAAGCACACAAGGCCTTTATAGCTATGCAGGTGATATGGATCCTCAGTTTACAGGAGGTTTAACCAACCGTTTCCGCTACGCGAATTTCGACCTTTCGGTGACGGCAATCTTTAACATTAACCAATGGGTAAAAGCAAGACCGGTTTACAACCCGGCGCAGGTGGATCGCGGACGTAATTACTCGAGAGATATCCTGAATGCCTGGTCTCCTTTAAATCCTGGCAGCAACTTACCTGGAATCTATGGTAACGACAGCTTTGCAGGCGCCAGATGGATGGCCTATAAATGGCAGAATGGCAATGACCCGGGTAATACCTATAATGACCTGGACATCTTTGCGAAAAAAATGAGCTATGTCAGGATCAACAGCATTCGTCTGGGATATACCTTACCCTCAGCTGTGTCTGGAAAGATTAAAGCAAACAGCCTGAGAATTAGTGTGGAGGGCAGAAATCCTTTTGTATTCGGAAGCAGTCATAAAGGATTCTTTGATCCGGAAACTTATGGCAATATCTATTCACAACCGATCACTAGAAGTATTTCTATTGGTTTAAATGCTACCTTTTAA